In Brassica napus cultivar Da-Ae chromosome C2, Da-Ae, whole genome shotgun sequence, the sequence TCTTGTGTTAGCAACCAACAGATTCTCAGCTCAGAGGAAGCTGGGTGAAGGAGGGTTTGGAGCAGTTTATAGAGGATTCTTGAACGAAATAGATTCGTTGGTTGCCGTGAAGAAATTATCTGGTCGTTCCAGGCAAGGAAAGAGAGAGTTTTTGACTGAAGTAAAGATCATAAGCAAATTAAGACATCGAAACCTGGTGCAACTCATCGGTTGGTGTAATGAAAAAGAAGAGTATTTGCTGATATATGAGTTCATGCCAAATGGTAGCTTGGACACTCACCTCTTTGGGAAAAGACCCCATCTCTGTTGGGACGTAAGCTACAAAATAGCTCTCGGTCTAGCCTCGGCGCTGCTTTATCTTCATGAAGAATGGGATCAATGCGTATTGCACagggacatcaaggcaagcaaTATAATGTTGGACACTAATTTCAACGTTAAGCTAGGTGACTTTGGGCTGGCTCGATTAATGGACCATGACCTACGTTCCCATACAACAGGATTAGCCGGAACTTTTGGCTACATGGCTCCCGAGTATGTAATGACTGGAAGGGCCAGCAAGGAGTCTGACATATATAGCTTTGGAGTTAGTATACTAGAAATTGTCACTGGAAGAAAGTCCGTTGATCATTCAGAAGAAAACATCGAGGCTAAGAGTCTTGTTGAAAGAGTTTGGGATTTGTATGGAAGACAACAACTTATGTCAGCTATGGACGAGAAACTCGGTGAAGAGTTCAACAGAAAACAAGCCGAGTGTCTAGTTGTTGTGGGGCTATGGTGTGCTCATCCTGATAGAAACTCGAGGCCCTCTATACGACAAGCGATCCAAGTCCTGAACTTGGAATCAACTTGGCCTGAGCTTCCACAGAAGATGCCAGTTCCTATGTATTACCTCTCACCTACTTCTCTCTCAGCCAGCTCAAGTAGGGGTTCAGTTACGTTCTCAAGTTGTCAAGTTGGTCGCTAACTCTCGATATGCCATTTTACAATGCAACCAAAATCTTGGAaatcttgtaattttttttgttatcttattTGCTCACATAATTCTTTACGAGtgaggagagaaaaaaaaaattatgttgaagtacaaaattaaattaccaaaagaaaaaacactgcaaaaaaataaatatattgttacaaaaatgaaaagataaGTGGGTAAATGTGTTATTTTTGTCCCTTGTTTCTTTTTGGtctttttaccaaaaaacaaGGAAGTGGTCTTTTGCATGTACTTTTGTTAAGTTTTTGGTTCCCACCAGAGACTCTACCCCCCAGTTTACTCATCTCATCCTCTAACttccattttctttattttttttactaaaaaatgttaaacccgGATCTGCTAAACATACGGATCTAACCTCCAGATGGAAGGTGCAACCCACATATAGACCCTTTTTCGGGTATTCAAATGGATCGAAATGCAGTAGCCCATATTCGTGTAGGTGACTAGGAAAATATGACTTAGTTTCGCATGACAGTTGGATCGAACCTGAAATGTAGTGACATCCCAAGCCTTTCCCCTTACCACTTGGCCACAAGTTCCCGGTCTCTAACTTCCATTTTCTTCTGCCACCaaatttgtatatatgtgtGCTAGCGTGCATACATATCAACGCAATGTGTAACGACTGAGAGAAAACATTCATAATACTCTTAAGGATTAGGAAATGGAAATGTTATTTAGGAATCTTACCGAAAGCATGAGAGGAGCTAAAGATCTTGtttttctaagaaaaaaaaagaaaagaaaagaaaagaaatactgttttttctttgtaaagAAAATAACAGATTGGTTGTTTTATAAATTCTTGCAAAAATAGCTAAAAGAACTCACGTCACAcacttagagcatgattatgaCACACTTAAATGGGTTTCTTAAtgattatttaagtatttaaatttACTTAAGAACTCTAGTTAATAAACCATTCGATTTTGTCTTCCAATGGTAGTTTCTTAActaagggttcttaaaaaaaaattactaaactttttttgattaaagataaaatttatttattaaataaaacattaaaagataaaactATATATGTTCTTTGGTTTTTTATGTTATTCTTACATGATTTTGAATGGTCATGGGAGATTATTGGTATTTATAGACCTTCGAGTGAAGAGAGACATTTTCGAGTAGCTTTTTGAATAGTTGCTAAAACAAGATGTGTTATTGTGTCTTTTACTCTTTGTTGGTGAATCCTTTTGAGTTCATAGTGTGTTCAACTCTTGccatgtaaataaataaaagaagagcTAAGAAGTTTGGAGGGTTTTAGCTCATGGTTTTAGCAGTTCATCCTTTAATATTCAGATCGTTGATCAGTTCCACTATTATTCTTTTCAGATGTTATGAGAAATTGACTTACAACGAGAAGGTATCAATTTCAGATTCCATATAGTGAGTTTCCATCGCAGATGGTGTAAAATTACTCACTGATGTATGAGGAAGCAGAAGTCTCTCTTCCAATCTCATCTTAGAACGCACCCATCAGAAGACTATTGTCCTCTTGTATTGCGTTTGCGTTTGTGTTTTTTAGAGTATGATATTTTCTATCTATATTCTCTTATGACATTCTCATCTTAGAACGCACCCATCAGAAGACTATTGTCCTCTTGTATTGCGTTTGCGTTTGTGTTTTTTAGAGTATGATATTTTCTATCTATATTCTCTTATGACATACTGGtatgattttgtggtttgtttttgtaatattttgaaactttttgcCCATGTGGCTTATCAATGACAcacagtgttaaaaaaaataaaataaatctctctctctcttctactTTGTTCTTGATGAGGATCACTTTGTTGTATTGACATATTAATctaatttaatttgaaaattttgcttCTGTCtcaagaagaaaagagagaaacaacTGGACAACACCATAAACTCAATGATGTTAGGGGACTTATTGTAAAAGGTTGTTGTAATCATTTCTTTAAAGGTTGCCAGACTTTGAAAAAAGTAGAACAAGATTAGTGTCAAAAATAGGGAGATCATTCAAGTATTActtatctttgtggttgttacACAATTCGTGGAACTGTACAAGTTAAGGCCTAGCCTAAGCTGAGAAAGAACAAAACGATTATGTTGGACCTAGAACAGGACTGTGTATGGCAATGAAAAAAATTCCTACTTCAGACAAAAACTGAGAACTAGGAAAACATGATTCCCCCGGCTTCTGCAAGTTCATGACCAAGAAGCCAGTCATCGCTGTTGCTACTGTCTTCTTCAATGGAGAGACAAGGAAGAACAGGTTCATCAAACAGTGAACTGTACCGGGATTCTATGCTTGTCTTatgttttttctcttctttgattCAGAAAGAACTGTAGTCTTGTCACTATCAAGAGAAGCTGGGAGCAGATTCTCATCATGACCTGAGACAGAACTTGATATTTCAGTCCCTGAGGTGGAGCAAACACGATCCTCTTGAGGGACTTGAGGAACAACAACCTCAGATTCTCTCGGTTTCTTGAAGACAAAACATATCCGTAGAGGATTACCAGTTACAGGCGTAGCTGCAAATGATTAAATGAACCATCTTCAGAAAATTacaatagaattttaaaaatgaaattcatCTAGTTAAAAGAAGAATAAACACAAACCTTTGATATTACTCTCAACAGAAGGAAAAGCGTCCCTTATTCTCTTCTTACTACTTTGGCTACCATCAGACAAATATTTCTCATGTTCTTCTGTGAAACAAATCTTCTCAAGTGGTTCGACACATGAAGTGACTATTTGTCTTTCAATCTTTATAATCCATTAGAATAAAGGATTTAGACTATTGGGGGATaattatcgtttttttttttgatgaaattttaaatttattcatccACTGTGGGCATCTTTTACAAAATAATCATGAAGCTTCTATGACTACTCTAATTCTATGTGTGActgaaaaaagaaataaagaatgGCCATCTACATCGTTTGAATGAACCATCTTTGAAGCAGACCTGCATACTTATGATCTGCTCGATACTTGAGAGACGAAATGCGGTTCCTCATTGCCTTATCTATCACAGCACACATGGCCTCAGCTGTCCTCCAGCTTGTGTGGTGACGCCTTGCATTACGTTCTCGCCATATGTGATAGACGGTCGTCTGGAAGAGCATTTTGAGAAGGATAGTATCCATACCAACTCGCAATGTCTGCAGATGATCCAACGTCAGCTGCCAATCTGGATCTATATGAGAGCCAAGGAGTCTATTTGCCAAGTTGTGCCATACTGTGAAAGAGTACGGACACGCGAAGAACAAATGATCTCTTGACTCATCTCTCTCTCCACATAGTGTACACTCCTGAATCATCCCCCAAGTTCTCATCCTATCTCCCGTTGATAGTCTGTTCTTGACTGTTAGCCAAGTAATGAAAGAAAATCTTGGAACTCCTTGGGGAAACCGTACAACCTTACCCCAATCCACTACTTCCTTCCTCACACGAATTTGATCCCAAGTTTTAGAACTCAAGAATTTATCTTGGTAGTCATCCTCGCCTTGCCTCCAGAGAACCACATCATGCCCATGGTGAGAATCAGGGACTGGTTCTGCAATGATGGTTTCATAAAGTTCGTGGTAGTGGCGACTGCGCTGACCTCGTATGGACCAAACATTTTCCTTCACCGCATCACTCACTGTCGCACGGCGAGGCAGACCTATATAGGTGGTTCCAGCAGCTCCAGTGATATCAATTATGCGCCCATTGCCTAACCAGTTATCAAACCAAAAGTAAGTCGACTTGCCATCCTTAATCTCCATCCTAAAGAATCCATAAGCCTCGTTCCTCAACTTAAGAAGTTTTCTCCACATCCAAGATCCTTTATGAGTATCCCTTACGTCCCAAAAAGAGCTGTTCTTAAGCAAGTAATGTTTCACCCAGCTGACCCACAACGACGATGGTTGAGTAAAGAGTCTCCAAATAAGCTTTAACGCAAAAACCTTTGAAGAATCTTTCAGCCTTCGAATCCCCAAACCACCCTCCTCTTTAGGGGAGCAAAGATCACTCCAACTGACCTTGGCTTTATGAGTTTGATCTGGCGAGCCAGACCAAAGGAACGCGCAACACATACTTTCAATTGTGTCGAGGCATTTGGTAGGAAGGATAAATGCAGAGCTCCAGAAGTTAACTGTGCTCGTGATTACAGAATTGATCAGTTGTAGCCGTCCGGCAAAGGATAAGCTTTTAGTCGACCAGGATAACATTCTACTGCGCACCTTTTCTATCAGAGGTTCGTAATCATGAGGAGAGAGGGATTTAGTCGTGAGAGGCATGCCCAAATACCGAATCGGGAGTGTACCAATTCTGATTCCCAGAGAGGGATAATTATCGTTTTATCAACCAAGGATTCAGACAAGCCTATGGAACCTCTCTCTGTGGCGCGAAATCAAGCGAAATTAATCGAAATCGAAGCGAACCATGATTACTTTTTCTCTACTCGTATTGTCAatctaaaagagagagagagaaagaaaataacaattGGTTGAGAAAATAGTGGAGAGGGTAACTGACGAGCAGGGGTGTCAATTGGTTGGGTGCCCATGTGTGTTATCCAGTCCAACTGTGTTGGGCGGTTAATGGGTAAGCCTATGAACACTAAATTTGCCCATGGGCAAGTTGGGTCAATACAATTGCATAATGGGTTAACccattacataaaaaaataggTTTTTAAATATTGGGGGAAAATTGAAAAATCAATTGTACGATTCATCTGTGATTTTGTGACTTGATTTCTCCGGCCTGAACCAGATTTCTCTATTATATAAAGGacaattctcctaaatagattattttcaagttttgatcacaaaaatagaccacaagaaagaaaatgatcaaaatgtttcatttaataagtaaaaggactctaataatttaataattttttatagttttagattatatgttttcaaattcgaacttttttataaattttttttttaaaatgttttttcgaaatttgtttttatttttttttcaaattttctttttgtaattcgaaaatactttttgaaactatttttaaaatttttattttcaaatttttaatatttagttttattttataaaattttaaatattaatctcAAATCAccacctcttaactctaaaccctaaggtttggattagttaaccctaggggtataagtgtatatttacctctttaatgaaacaatttggtcattttggtcattttgatccttagagtctatatttgtgacataaacttttttattGCTATCCTAGGGTATTTCCCTTATATAAAACagagttatattttttttacataaaacagagagttataatttcttttaatataaaacagagagttataattttttttttacataaaacacAGTTATCAAAAATTGAAGTctattgaatttattttacatcACATTTGTATTCATAATTTTTCAACGACATTAAAATTGGACTTAGATTGAGTTTAAACATATTTACTTATAATCGGGCGGGTTTGGGCTGTCCAGTTGGGTGATGGATGAAGTTAGGTTTGAATGTTATTGGGTGTAGGCTAAATATAGGTATGGGTGTTTTGggtccaaaaaaatatatgtccAACTGGACGCACCCATTTGGGTGTTGGACCGCCCAGCTGAGAGCCCTACTAACGAGATAGATCGGAGTGAGATCCATGGAGAGATAGATCGGAGTGAGATCCATGACTCTGATCTTCCAAGTATCGACAAATCCAGGCTCAGATCTTCATCCAAGAGAAACCAATTGAACAAACAATTGCAGGGAATGAGAGCCATCGTCTCCCGACGGAGAAGACAAGAAAAGACCAagagtaaccaaaaaaaaaaattgagggcTGAGTGCTCTTTCAATGACACGTATGCTGTTTCTCAATTTAAGGATCGGTCACCAAAAGTCTATATTAAAAATCGGTTATTGCAGTTTAATTtacttttgatttaattaaataatataatttgtttaaaaactattttaagaaactgcaataatcatgctcttccACCTGAGAAAGTTGGGTTGTTACCTTCTTGGTTATAAACACAAAGCATCTCATAAGAGCATGTCTCTTCTTGCTGTACGTACTGAATTTTACACGTCAACACATTCCTCGCTTTTACAAAAGCaactctctctctgttttatattaaatgttattttgaatTTGTGCACACAAACtaaaaaagtaattaattttgcatattttctatataaaaacatcattaccaatATAACTAATCATatatcaaccaatagaaaaataaattaaaaaataaagttaataaattCTACATTAAAATACTAAAACTACAACTATTTTGCGATGAAATTTTTTATCTACaatgacacttattatgaaacaaatggagtattaaaattgaagtacatTTAATAAATCACTCTTACTTCATCTTAGTATTTACTAACTTGTGCCGTTAGTAAATAactattaataaaagaaaacaaaataaaattatcacgGAGATCCTAACTTTATTGTTATCTTCCTAAAAACGATTTACAATTAGTGTTATTTGATAaatttgttttggaaaaaaagacctcaaactaagtatttaacgaacaaatctcaaactaactttatttaatgaattaaactctCGCCGGTCATAATTATCATTACTATcggtaaatttttaatttaggagtttctacattaagtaaacatggTTGAAGAATTTTGTcattataaaaaatcaaaaaaattcaaaatttgtaacaTTATAGTAActtaaatctttaaaattcgcatttttaaaaatttatataaatatatgagtttgatttgtttttaacatcaatatcatatatatataaataactaattttTGTTACATTCtcttgatttttatatttttaatttatggcACGGAAAGTGTTCGATGAATTGCCAAGCTgacattttatatttatcttttcctCTCTTTCCTAATTGTGGAATCTAAACGCTTTATAAACGACAAAAATAGAAAGTTTCCTCTATAAATAGTAAAGAacataggaaaaaaaaatggtaatggAAGCGACAAGAAGAATGAGTTTCTCTCCTAATCCTCTCTCGCTAACCGTACCAGACTCTGTTCTAGAATCCGGCTATCATGACCTTCTTGACCACCGTATCTCCGCCGTCTCACCAATGTTaccatcctcctcctcctctgccACTGAAGCTAAACCTCCTACGGCTCTGTCGACTCAGCTCGTCGCTGTCTTCTGTCTTCTAACAATCAACCCTTTCTCGAAGCTCTCAGCCGATGATTTCTCCGGAGATACGCTGACATGGACAACCAGTTTCTTCGGCGACTCTGACTCTTATTCGTTCCCGTCGTCTTCTCATGAAGCTAGAAACAGAGTCCATGAGAATGTCAAGAGATTCGCTAGGAACTACGTAACACTCTTCATCCTCTTCTTCACTTACGAACTGTATGCATCTATCTATAAAGGCCatgttcgtttgctcacccaggtgatccatctgggtgaagatgcaaatcgatgttcgttttgtgcattataatgctacatccagatggatcacccagctgaatttttaaaaactcatctcaaattctcacccaaatgaaggtgagtcttgatggtgcatctgggtgcagatgcatctagttcagtccaaaatgattaatgacaaaaatgactttttaaaatcaaaatattattttcaaaccgtaaattctattttcttgcatatacatttttccgctataaccaaaaaatatattttctcgcaaaaactgaaaaacacacaTTCCCGCCAAAAcgcaagatgcgtttttccgcaaaaaaaaaacataaaacgcacatttccataaaaacgcattttcccgccaaaacccaaaaaatccatattcccgccaaaactccaaaaaaaactttttccgTCGAAAATacttttcccaccaaaaccgcaaaaatacacttttcccgtccaaaccgcaaaaacttatttttccgccaaacccataaaaacgtattttccgccaaaaccacgaaaatacactttttcgccaaaaacacatttttcctcaaaaaccgcaaaaatattttccgccaaaacggtaaaaatgttatttttccgccgaaacgtaaaaaattatattttagtcattttattaacaagtccacctggATGCAGATGGatgttaaaaaatgaaaaacaaacgaacatagttgcattcagatgattcatctggatgcatggacgaaatgaagaaacgaacaacacccagaTGGAACATCTAGATAAGACATCTAGATGAaccatctggatgcatcttccagatgtacaaacgaacaggACCAAAGTCTCAGCCTTTTTTAGCCAAACTGTATTTAGAATTCACTTAAAAATCTTTTAAGTTTAAGcctttttttttagccaaattGGATTTGAAACACTGTTGTGTTGATTGTCCTGACATTGAGTTTTTGTAGGTTTGAGATGCCACTAGCGTTGCTAGGGTTTGTAACAAGCTATGCCTTTTGGGAGTTGTTCAAATTCTGCGTCGACAGATGGGAATCCAATCGACATCCCTTGATCCGAAAAATATTAATCCGTGTTGCACTATGTGGTACGTATCCCACTTGGGGTTTCGTTCTTGGTTCTTTGGTTTGCATACTTAACCTTGTTGATAAGTATTAAGTATGAAAATAACATGATCTTCTCTTTGTTTTGCAGCAACCGTGAGCTTTTTGGCGTTTTTGAATGTTCAAATTGCTGTTTTCTATGCTCTTGCGATAAGTTATGCAGGTAACTTAGTCAGTATATTGGTATCCTTCAGTTATCGTCTTAACAGTCTCTAACGaattgatgatgatgttgtTTGCATTTTTCTTTGTAGTTGTGATATTGCATGGCGGGTTCAGGAATCTCTCCCTTTCCGAGAAGCAATCTTGAGGGAAGATCTAAACATAATTAGAAGACCAACAAACAACCCATTGCGATGGCtggagaaaatatattattactttTGGATTTTAACTACTTTAAGTGTCGATTTAAAACTCTGTAGCATTCTTAGCTTTATTTAAGTCATAACAGAACTAACATTGTAACAACAACTCACGTTTGGctaaacaagaagaagaaattaaCAATTGAAAAAGTTTCCTAAATCTATTGAATGCTTATAGGGTCAAATCTTGCGTTTGAGGCAAGGTAACAGattgaaaaatgaaaactaaCAGAATGGAATATCTTTTGTGCTCGTTAACTCATCTTTAATCCTTTTGAAAGGCATAATCATTCTAGGACTATAGAAAATGCCACTGGAGCATCGATCGGTAATACAACATGTACGTTGATTTGGTCGTGTTGTTATGACCTTTTCTCTAGTTTTTTCCTATGTGGTTCATGAAAGCAAAGTTTACATATGAGCGCTGAAGTGTCTTGCACGTTTCATATGATTAACAGCTACCTCACTTTGTTTTAAGATTGTTTTATAGGGTTCAGTTGACTCCCAGGTTAAAGTATGTTAAGAAATTATATTGTATGTAGACAGGTTTTTATAATATTCCGTTGAAAATGGACCTCGTTTTTAGTTGTTGACTTCTTAGCGGCCTCAGAATTATTTATGACTTACTCATGAATCGAGTTCTTGAAATGTTTATGTTTCGATCAAGAAAGATTTCTTGAAAATTGAAATGTTTCACAGCTATCTTTGTTCTTCCTTTTCAATGCCCACTTATATCTTGTTCTTTTGCTTACTCCTCATTCTCCCTTGCTTTGTTGATTCTGTTTACTTCAACTATACAAGCTTCCAACGAGGTGATCCTGCGAATGTTATATACCACGGTGATGCAAGCCCCATTGGAGGAGCAGTGGATCTTGGTAACATTGGCAATACAGGAAGCGTTTGTTCGATCACTTATGCTGAGAAAGTGCCTATATGGGATTCTAGAACTGGTAAGCTTACAGATTTTAATACAAGTTTTTCTTTCATGATCTCTTCCCCGAACTCAAGTTATGGAAATTTCGGACATGGGTTATGCTTCTTCCTTGCTTCTGTGGGAATCCAACTTCCTGTGAACAACTCAGCTGGTGGTTTCTTGGGTCTTTAAAATCAAGTCAACAATATTACATCTTCGTAGATCGAATCTCATGTGGGAATCAATAATAACTCGCTTGCTTCTTCTAAATACATTTCTTGGAATGCAAGCTTACACAGCATAGATATATGTAATGCACATATCTCCTATGATTCTGTTACTAAAAAATTGAGCGTGTCTTGGGATTATATTCTATTCTCTGATCCTCGAGAGCGTTCTAGGCTTTCttacatcattgatcttgcaaaGGTTTTGCCACCAAAAGTTACGATCGCATTCTCAGCCACTACTGGAGCGGTTACAGAGGCACATAGACTTTTGTCATGGGAGTTCAGCTCAAGTTTAGATATTGAAAAACCCTCTATCAGGACAGGACTGATAGTTGGCATATCGGTCTCTGGGTTTGTTTTTCTGATCTCTTTGGTCATATTTGTGTTGGTTTGGTtgcataagaaaagaaaaaggaaggCAAAAGAGATCACTGACTTGATATCTATAAACGAAGACCTCGACAAGGAAGCAAGACCtcaaataagatatttaagagccggttcttaccttttttagttaaaagttaagagacgggttcttatattctgctAAAAACTTCACCCTAAGAACCCTCCAATAATCATGTTCTCATAGGGAACAAGCTGAGTGTCTTATTATTGTGGGGTTATGATGTGGTCATCCTGATAGAAACTCGAGGCCCTCTATAAGACAAGCGATCCAAGTCCTGAACTTGGAGTCGCCATTGCCTAACCTTCCCCGCAAGATGCCAGTTCCAACGGATCACATCTCGCCTACTTCTCTCTCAGGCAGCTCAAGTAGGGGTTCAGTAACGTTCTCAAGTTGTAAAGCTTGTCGCTAACTTTGGATATATTGTCTGGTTCAGTAACCTCCAAAATCTTGGAAATTTTTGTAGcttgttttgtaatcttatCAGCTCTTGATATAATGCTTGTACGAGTGAGGAGACAGATCTTTGTATGTGCGGTGAAAATGAACTATGTTGTCTGGTGCGGTTGATGGAGTTAGGGGACGTGGATAGTCGCGGTTTCTAGGGTTATCCCTTGTATATTAATCatgaagcattacaacatatttttgtagccacgtgtcatcaggagaatgattcttagaattgttagaaaaataagttgtttcatataaacatatattatgttttttattaaactaactaataaattaataggtagtgtacaaaagaatatttttactttccttaaataaaatctacgaaattacctaatatggttaacatatactatatgacaattaatgattataaataatacatatttgataataatttttctaacctgtcttttttgtttaattttatactattaaaagatattaaaaatcacattaagcatataataaaaaaataatttttttcttatatgttatattttgaatttttaaaaacgaccataaattactaaaaattgtaaaaatcccacattgaaaattttgtgatcaatggtttaactttttttttattcaaacaagatacaaatgatcatatatcgtagGGGTGAGCGTTCAGATACACGTTCGGGTTCGTATCggatatttcagtataaaggtatagaacTCATTCAggtatttcaaaatttcaagtcgggATTGGATATTTTGGGTTGGgttcatatatttaaattttgaagaaaaaataaatgttaaaatcatttaataaataaacattattataaaaactcactCCGCGCATGTGTAGGGTTATCATCTAGTTAAGTGATTTATATGACTAGTATAttggttagaaattggtgcgtttggaGAATATTTATGACTGGTTGATTATGAGATATTACAACAGTTTAATAATGAAGTATCAATATTAACACATTATACCCTTTTTTTGTCGGCAACTGAAACAAACAAACTTAACTAGACTCTTTAAACGATACTGGTAGCTCCGCATCAAAAACATATTAcgtgataaaatataataattaataataatataactaataacaatattacatttattttatttagatgaaagttataatttcaataaaatttgttttagagatttatattagaatttttaaaagaatatttagtttcgtttatatatgtatatatctttatatatgtgtatatatatatattaatgtttaaaaCTATAGTGAATATTCTTGGCTTAAaattttataggaaaaaaatatgatattgttagtgaatttaaataaaaatagaaagtgtatatatatctttatttataacatttcaattctaaaaaaaaatttaaaatttaaatatttatagaaaatatttatatatttatttacgtCTGCAACCCTAAACAGTTGCGGGAacaaacttttaattttaaaatttttggaaCAGTTTAAAATGATTTACTAAGTTTTTTATGATTATTGCAAAATAGTGATAACCACTACCGATCTCAAAACTAGTTTACGAGTGGTAGCGGGGTGGTATCGTGAACTGCTTACTGACGGGAATGGTTTCTGCCCTAGAGAAATATAGTTAATACCATTGCGAGACAATGTCCCACG encodes:
- the LOC125582065 gene encoding PRA1 family protein H-like; the protein is MVMEATRRMSFSPNPLSLTVPDSVLESGYHDLLDHRISAVSPMLPSSSSSATEAKPPTALSTQLVAVFCLLTINPFSKLSADDFSGDTLTWTTSFFGDSDSYSFPSSSHEARNRVHENVKRFARNYVTLFILFFTYELYASIYKGHVRLLTQVIHLGEDANRCSFCAL